The nucleotide sequence GCGATAATCTGCTGCCGGGTCGGCAGCAGCCAATTCCTCAGCCGTGATTTCGCCAGCGTAGCCCAACAGGTGTGCTGCCAAGTCGCCACTGGGATAGAAGCGCACGGCCTCTGGCTGCACGATGATTCCCGGCAGATCTTCAATGTTCTCCTGCAGTCGCGTAACCATTTCCGGGTTGGCATTGCGCAAAATACGGACCGGAAACGGCGCGTTATAGCCCGCTCGCTCTAAACGTTCGAGAATCTCGCCAGCAGGAATGTCGATATACCCCGACAGTCTTTCTGCCACTAATGCCCAGTCCTGTTCGGGTTGGGCCAAGGGCCAAATAAATACGCCGTGGGCGAGCTGCGTACCTGCTAGCAGTTCGCCATTGCGATCGAGAATGCGCCCCCGTTCGGGAGGAATGGGGATGAGGCGAATGTGGTTGTTGTCCGCTAGCTTCCGGTTATGGGCGTTTTGGGCAATTTGCAAGTGGGCCAATCGAGTTCCAATCCCGCCAAACAACAAACCCGTGCAAATGGAGAGTAGCAGTAGGGCTTGATAATTTTTGCCCGTAACCTTGGTTTCGGGGGCATTGCGAACAGAGGGGGAGAGGTGCGAGGACGAGAGAGGCATGAGCGGAGTAGGGGCAGAGGAGGGGTAGGACTAAGAGGCCAGCGAGCAGGCATCGGGCTCCACCGTACTGTATTGGTGTAGGTCGAACCAGAAGGTACTGCCCTTGCCGGGGGTGCTATCGACGCGAATTTGGGTGTGATGCTTTTCGAGGATATTGCGCACAATTGAGAGGCCCAGACCGGTGCCCTCTAGGGTGTGGACGCGATTTTCGGCCCGGAAGAAGCGATTGAAGATCTTGTCGCGATCTTCAGAATCGACGCCAATGCCGGTGTCGGCGATCTCGATCCGAACCACTTCACGATCGCTTTCTTCCACCTGCAGTCGACGGGCGCGAATCGCAACTTCTCCCCCCGAAGGAGTGAATTTTAAGGCATTCCCCACTAAGTTGGCGAACACCTGCAGCAACAGGTCGTAATTGCCCCAGACCTCCGGCAGTGACTCATCTAACTCTTGGCGCAGTTGGATGCCTTTGTCGCGGGCGTTGAGTTGGTAAGTGCGCAAGGTCTGGTCGATGGGGGCAAAAATATCGATCGCCTCGAACTGGTATTGGCGGCCGGAGGCCAAACGGGAGAGGTCGAGTACGTCGTTGACTAGACGGGTGAGGCGATCGGTCTCTCGGTTGGCGGTATCGAGAAAATCTTGTCGCTCTTCGGGGGAGATGCGATCGCCAAACTCTTGCAGGGTCTCGATAAATGACTTGATGTTAAACAGCGGGGTGCGCAACTCGTGACTGACATTGCTAATAAATTGGCTTTGCGCTTCGTTGAGGGCCACCTCTCGAGTAATGTCCTGGATCGTGATTGCGATGCTCTTGAGGTTTTCCCGCCCGCGATCGAGGACTGTCGAGAGCAAGACCCGAACCACTCGCTGATTGGGTTCTGTTAGCGCAATCCGAAACTCTTCCCCCTCTAATTCCCCCCGAGCCATTGCCAGCAGCGACGGAGCAATTTCCAACTGAAAAGCTTCGGGCAAATAATCCAGCACCGGCTGGCCCGAAATATCCTTGCCCTGCCAATTCAACAGGCGCAGGGCCGCCGGGTTGACCAGCAAAATCGCCAGTTTTGGGTCTAGCAGGACGGCTCCATCCACAATGGTGGATACCAACGTTTCCAGCTTGGCTTTCTCGGCGGTTAGCTCCTCAATATTTTGTTCTTCGTACCGTTGCAGCTTCTCTGCCATCCGATTGAAACTGCCAATCAGTTGTCCCAGTTCTCCCCCAAACGGCAAATTAATCCGCTGTTGAAAATTTCCCGCCGAAATCCCTTGCACCCCCGACACCAGTTCCTTAAGGGGTTGAGTAATGGTTAAGGCGTTAAACACTGCCCCTAAAATTGCCAAGACCCACACCGCCACAAACACCCCTGTGGTGACGTTACTGGTCAGACTCGACGATCGCACCACAATGGAATTGGGATTGATTCCCAACCCCAACGTGCCCAGAAACTTGCTGTTGTTGTAGATACCGACAAAAATATCTGTGACGCGGCCATCAGGGGTGTCGTGGGTGCGCACGAGCGGAACGCCCTCTGTGGGACGTCGACCTTCGGGTAGCTGCAGGCGGCGGCTAATCGTTAGTGAGGTGCTCAGATCGGCATTGGAAAAAGGGATGCCGTAATAAATATCGCCATTGGGATCGGCATAGAGCAAGTAGCGAATGCTAGAGGTGCTCTGAAAGTACTGGCGCGAGAGGCGAGCCACTTTGGCCTGCTGCCCTTCTGCCACCAAGGGGGCCACATCGGCAGCCAATAACAGGGCTAAATCTTTGCCGAAGCGAATGTCGTTGATCTGGGCATCTTGCTGAATTGTATCGACGGCCCAAAACGTGAAGCCGCTGACCACCAACGACACCGCTAGGGTGGCAGCAAACAGGAGGCGAGTTTCTAACCGCAACTCCTGCAGGTAGTCTTTCCACCATTGCCAAAACGATCGCAAGAACCCATTGCTTTCGGGGGGGGAAGATTCGGTAGGAGTGGATGACTCGGAAGTCTGCATTGTTGAGGGGCGCAATCTACCTACATCATGTCATGCTAGCGAAATTCCCTCAGTCGCGATCGCCGAGTTAGACCTGCATCGTCAAGCCTCCAGTACGATTGGGGATGGGAATTAGTTGGGGGATTCCATAGCTCATATATTTTTGCCAAAGGCAAAGCCTATAGCCCCAGTTGCAATACTTGTCATGACTGAAGCTGCCCACA is from Synechococcus sp. PCC 7336 and encodes:
- a CDS encoding ATP-binding protein, whose product is MQTSESSTPTESSPPESNGFLRSFWQWWKDYLQELRLETRLLFAATLAVSLVVSGFTFWAVDTIQQDAQINDIRFGKDLALLLAADVAPLVAEGQQAKVARLSRQYFQSTSSIRYLLYADPNGDIYYGIPFSNADLSTSLTISRRLQLPEGRRPTEGVPLVRTHDTPDGRVTDIFVGIYNNSKFLGTLGLGINPNSIVVRSSSLTSNVTTGVFVAVWVLAILGAVFNALTITQPLKELVSGVQGISAGNFQQRINLPFGGELGQLIGSFNRMAEKLQRYEEQNIEELTAEKAKLETLVSTIVDGAVLLDPKLAILLVNPAALRLLNWQGKDISGQPVLDYLPEAFQLEIAPSLLAMARGELEGEEFRIALTEPNQRVVRVLLSTVLDRGRENLKSIAITIQDITREVALNEAQSQFISNVSHELRTPLFNIKSFIETLQEFGDRISPEERQDFLDTANRETDRLTRLVNDVLDLSRLASGRQYQFEAIDIFAPIDQTLRTYQLNARDKGIQLRQELDESLPEVWGNYDLLLQVFANLVGNALKFTPSGGEVAIRARRLQVEESDREVVRIEIADTGIGVDSEDRDKIFNRFFRAENRVHTLEGTGLGLSIVRNILEKHHTQIRVDSTPGKGSTFWFDLHQYSTVEPDACSLAS